One genomic segment of Desulfobulbaceae bacterium DB1 includes these proteins:
- a CDS encoding protease HtpX, which produces MTSMMKTAALMAALTALFLVGGQALGGRSGMTFALLMALGMNFFAYWFSDKMALAMSRAREVSEQEAPDLHQMVGFLAGRAELPKPRVYIIDDHTPNAFATGRNPQHAAVAVTRGLMELLSRDELEGVLAHELAHIKNRDILISSVAAVMAGAISSLASMAQWAMLFGGFRGRDNEGGGGGGMLGGLVMMIVAPLAATIIQLAISRSREFQADATGAGICGRPHSLASALAKLEQGNRRQPMDVNPATAQMYVVNPLSGGGVAGLFATHPPIRERINRLLSVA; this is translated from the coding sequence ATGACAAGTATGATGAAAACAGCAGCTCTTATGGCCGCTTTGACCGCGCTTTTTCTGGTGGGCGGACAGGCGCTGGGTGGGCGCAGTGGAATGACTTTTGCCCTGCTGATGGCCTTGGGGATGAATTTTTTTGCCTACTGGTTCAGTGATAAAATGGCGCTGGCCATGAGCCGTGCCCGGGAGGTGAGCGAACAGGAGGCGCCGGACCTGCATCAGATGGTCGGTTTTCTGGCCGGTCGGGCCGAGCTGCCCAAGCCTCGGGTTTATATCATTGATGATCATACTCCCAATGCCTTTGCCACGGGGCGTAATCCGCAACACGCGGCGGTTGCCGTCACCCGCGGGCTCATGGAGCTGCTCAGCCGCGATGAATTGGAAGGTGTGCTGGCGCATGAGCTGGCGCACATCAAGAATCGCGATATCCTGATCAGTTCCGTCGCCGCTGTCATGGCCGGGGCCATCAGCTCCCTGGCGAGTATGGCACAGTGGGCCATGCTTTTCGGCGGATTTCGCGGCCGGGATAATGAAGGCGGAGGAGGGGGCGGCATGCTCGGCGGGCTGGTGATGATGATTGTCGCCCCTCTTGCCGCAACCATTATTCAGTTGGCTATTTCCCGCAGCCGTGAGTTTCAGGCGGATGCCACCGGCGCTGGAATCTGCGGCAGGCCCCATTCCCTGGCCAGCGCCCTGGCAAAACTTGAACAGGGCAATCGCCGTCAGCCGATGGATGTCAACCCGGCCACCGCCCAGATGTATGTTGTCAACCCGCTTTCCGGCGGGGGGGTTGCCGGTCTTTTTGCCACCCATCCCCCTATTCGGGAAAGAATAAACAGGCTGCTTTCCGTTGCCTGA
- a CDS encoding enoyl-[acyl-carrier-protein] reductase: protein MYNLRGKVALVTGSSRGIGRAIAMRFADSGINLVVNYVRHRRDAEDTARDIEKAGVKCLVVKANVANDEDVLAMFEQVKQEFGRLDILVSNAASGVLKPVMELSTRHWNWAMDINARALLVLAQQAVPLMKEGGRILAVSSLGAVRAVENYTAVGASKAALESLVRHLAVELGPKDITVNTISAGAVDTEALKKFPNRIQILETALERTPLGRLTTPEDVADLALFLCSDYAKMIHGQTLVVDGGYAVRA, encoded by the coding sequence ATGTATAATCTGCGAGGAAAAGTTGCGTTGGTGACCGGAAGTTCACGAGGAATCGGCAGGGCGATTGCCATGCGTTTTGCGGACAGCGGCATTAATCTGGTGGTCAATTATGTCCGTCACAGGCGGGATGCGGAGGATACGGCGCGGGACATTGAAAAGGCGGGAGTGAAATGCCTTGTGGTCAAGGCCAATGTCGCCAATGATGAGGATGTTCTTGCCATGTTCGAGCAGGTCAAGCAGGAGTTCGGTCGCCTGGATATTCTGGTGAGCAATGCCGCCTCCGGTGTGCTGAAGCCGGTGATGGAGCTCAGCACCAGGCATTGGAACTGGGCCATGGATATTAATGCCAGGGCCTTGCTTGTGCTCGCGCAGCAGGCGGTTCCCTTGATGAAGGAGGGTGGTCGTATTCTGGCGGTTTCCAGCCTGGGTGCGGTGCGGGCGGTGGAAAATTATACCGCGGTGGGCGCTTCGAAGGCCGCCCTGGAATCCCTGGTGCGGCATCTGGCGGTGGAGCTCGGTCCCAAGGACATCACCGTCAATACCATCAGCGCCGGAGCTGTGGATACCGAGGCCTTGAAGAAATTTCCCAATCGTATTCAAATACTTGAAACCGCATTGGAGCGCACCCCCCTTGGTCGTCTGACGACACCGGAAGACGTGGCTGATCTTGCCCTTTTTCTCTGCAGTGACTACGCCAAGATGATTCACGGCCAGACACTGGTGGTGGACGGCGGTTACGCCGTCCGCGCCTGA
- a CDS encoding septum formation protein Maf produces the protein MEGGFHTNCPLVLASASPRRSRFLKELGLAFTVQPAMIDEKNTHGESPENFVLRLAGEKAQSVAQNNPRACILAADTIVVLDGRILGKPVDRADAEKMLTKMAGRWHDVVTGYCLCRIADRLLVQRVVTTKVLFRDFGADLCRAYVLTGEPLDKAGSYGLQGRGGFLVERIDGSYSNVIGLPVAEVVADLLKFGIIGANIGD, from the coding sequence ATGGAGGGAGGATTTCACACAAACTGCCCGTTGGTCCTGGCGTCGGCGTCGCCGCGGCGAAGCCGTTTCCTGAAAGAGCTTGGTCTTGCATTTACTGTCCAGCCTGCCATGATTGACGAAAAAAACACTCATGGGGAAAGTCCTGAAAATTTTGTCCTGCGCCTTGCCGGAGAAAAAGCGCAGAGTGTCGCTCAAAATAATCCCAGGGCCTGCATTCTGGCGGCGGATACCATCGTGGTTCTCGATGGGCGGATTCTGGGCAAACCGGTTGACCGGGCCGATGCGGAAAAAATGCTGACAAAAATGGCCGGCAGATGGCATGATGTCGTAACCGGCTATTGTCTGTGCCGCATTGCGGACCGGTTGCTGGTGCAACGTGTTGTGACGACCAAAGTGCTGTTTCGAGATTTCGGCGCGGATTTGTGCCGGGCCTATGTTCTCACCGGCGAACCGCTTGATAAGGCGGGCAGTTACGGCTTGCAGGGTCGGGGCGGTTTTCTGGTGGAAAGAATTGACGGTTCTTACAGCAATGTCATCGGCTTGCCGGTGGCTGAGGTAGTGGCGGATCTGCTCAAGTTTGGCATTATCGGGGCCAATATCGGCGACTGA